A genomic window from Acinetobacter lwoffii includes:
- a CDS encoding acyl-CoA dehydrogenase family protein yields the protein MQSAAIRPLAPMLPRQLFTTEHEAFRETVRKFYEKEVIPHTERYESQQHVDRELWNKAGELGLLCATMPEEYGGSGVDRLYSMILIEEQAYAGDSATGFSLHSDIVANYLLNFGNDRQKQYWLPKMASGEVVTAIAMTEPGTGSDLQAVRTSAVLDGDDYVINGSKIFITNGYLCEMAIVVCKTGNSDKGSANLSLIMVEADRAGFSKGKPLNKIGMKGQDTCELFFDNVRVPKENLLGMQGMGFMMLMKELAWERLIVAIICQAGAEAAFAHTVKYTKERQAFGKSISHFQNTRFKLAELRTEIDVCRTYLDRCMQLQLNHELGVDAAAAAKYKISEMYSKVVDECLQLHGGYGYMLEYPIARAYIDNRANRIYAGTNEIMKELIARSL from the coding sequence ATGCAATCTGCAGCCATTCGCCCACTTGCTCCGATGCTGCCGCGCCAACTCTTTACTACCGAACATGAGGCTTTTCGCGAGACGGTACGTAAATTTTATGAGAAAGAAGTCATTCCACATACCGAGCGTTATGAAAGTCAGCAGCATGTAGATCGAGAGCTGTGGAATAAAGCCGGTGAGCTTGGATTGCTCTGCGCTACCATGCCTGAGGAATATGGCGGTTCTGGCGTAGACCGGCTGTATAGCATGATTTTGATTGAGGAACAGGCCTATGCCGGAGATTCAGCGACTGGGTTTTCGCTACATTCGGATATCGTCGCCAATTATCTGCTGAATTTTGGCAATGATCGCCAAAAACAATATTGGCTACCCAAAATGGCGTCTGGAGAGGTCGTCACCGCGATTGCCATGACCGAACCGGGAACTGGCTCTGACCTGCAAGCAGTCCGTACCTCTGCTGTATTGGATGGCGATGACTATGTGATTAATGGTTCCAAGATCTTCATTACCAATGGCTATCTCTGTGAGATGGCGATTGTGGTCTGTAAAACGGGGAATAGTGACAAAGGCTCGGCCAATCTCTCATTAATTATGGTCGAAGCCGACCGAGCCGGATTTAGCAAAGGTAAACCGCTGAATAAAATCGGCATGAAAGGCCAGGATACTTGCGAGCTGTTCTTTGATAATGTCCGTGTCCCCAAAGAAAATCTGCTGGGAATGCAAGGCATGGGTTTTATGATGCTAATGAAAGAACTGGCCTGGGAGCGCCTGATTGTGGCGATTATCTGTCAGGCAGGCGCTGAAGCCGCTTTCGCACATACAGTGAAATATACCAAGGAGCGTCAGGCATTTGGCAAGAGCATCAGCCATTTTCAAAATACCCGTTTTAAACTGGCAGAACTACGTACCGAGATCGATGTGTGCCGCACTTATCTGGATCGCTGTATGCAGCTGCAACTCAATCACGAACTGGGCGTAGATGCCGCTGCTGCGGCCAAATACAAGATTTCAGAAATGTACAGCAAAGTCGTAGATGAATGTCTGCAATTGCATGGCGGCTATGGTTATATGCTGGAATATCCGATTGCCCGTGCCTATATCGACAACCGTGCCAATCGGATTTACGCGGGTACCAATGAAATCATGAAAGAACTCATCGCCCGTTCACTTTAA
- a CDS encoding FAD assembly factor SdhE, producing MTDDISLEERKVIYRARRGLKELDVYFDPYVKNYYLNAEPFEKQMFAELVEQEDPDLLDWFMEVSEPPRPELKDFIKKLKFYVHG from the coding sequence ATGACTGATGACATTAGCTTGGAAGAGCGCAAGGTGATTTATCGTGCGCGTCGTGGTCTAAAAGAACTGGATGTATATTTTGATCCCTACGTCAAAAACTACTACCTGAATGCTGAGCCTTTCGAAAAGCAGATGTTCGCAGAACTGGTTGAGCAGGAAGACCCGGATTTGCTGGACTGGTTTATGGAAGTGTCCGAGCCGCCACGCCCTGAACTAAAAGATTTTATCAAGAAGCTTAAATTTTACGTTCATGGATAA
- the rrtA gene encoding rhombosortase, translating to MLDQHFRRKIIFLAAFVSLSACLQIFQDHFIYWQESLLGEFWRLWTAHWVHVSWIHYFLNILAFICLPFIFPRATVWHFCAILLILPPLISLSFYFFLPNIEAYAGLSGVLHGAYVAVACVHLLYKRERGFAALVLFLIFAKLVWENTIGNVGTAQLIGSPVLVEAHLLGVIWGVILALIYIVSNYFRDN from the coding sequence ATGCTAGATCAACATTTTCGACGAAAAATTATTTTTCTAGCGGCTTTTGTCTCTCTCTCTGCATGTCTGCAAATTTTTCAGGATCATTTTATCTACTGGCAAGAGAGTCTGCTGGGTGAATTCTGGCGACTCTGGACAGCGCACTGGGTACATGTGAGCTGGATTCATTACTTTCTAAACATTCTCGCCTTTATCTGTTTACCTTTCATTTTTCCACGCGCTACCGTCTGGCATTTCTGTGCCATTTTGCTGATCTTGCCACCGTTGATCAGTTTAAGCTTTTATTTTTTCTTACCCAATATTGAAGCCTATGCTGGCCTGTCGGGCGTGCTGCATGGTGCCTATGTCGCCGTAGCCTGTGTACATTTGCTGTATAAGCGGGAACGCGGCTTTGCGGCGCTGGTATTATTTTTGATTTTTGCCAAACTGGTCTGGGAAAACACCATTGGCAATGTCGGAACGGCGCAGCTGATCGGTAGTCCGGTTTTGGTTGAGGCACATTTACTTGGGGTGATTTGGGGCGTGATTCTGGCGCTGATCTATATTGTGAGCAATTATTTTCGGGATAATTAA
- a CDS encoding TRAP transporter large permease subunit, with protein sequence MQNNDQNRSGLGLLRYIWTEWISTFVVLVLLLLTLIIGTGEMIHGQLLRMGERIYGDPATGMQYSFLRAEPTRPQCERNINVDQRVQQQIKADAADEYADFFGVRSEADVRAAVLQAQQVCEESYLFYDKAIQHVQAHPSIRAYRTFETSFFGIFKFGTENRALLLVIMVVFAAISATLKTHHIGLRSPSTRIDFKVYSVAMLVANAFLAFSSYSQYQSVLNSGVPMGEMKYIYWLWMILFSTLTLISLYQVIKQPKPTREGGSFGLAFLSVPLYAYMAITTGINFTFFMDYPMGQGIYLGQLVEFSSIFLNLALFIWAGMLLKQTRVVDMFLNILRPWNLAPETLTWLILLAAALPTAYTGASGIFVIAAGAIIYKEVWNAGGRRQFALAATAMSGSLGVVLRPCLLIVVVASLNKEVTTDLLYHYGIYVFLLSSTLFLVISLFFAENKFRIAAPIVAAPQSGRAFIAIIPYIVIFILIWLFYKYALSTDLNEFTAPVMMPVILLMIVLFDKLRHEPAPLPAVGHWDETLTATLNSRSTPELATAGAAANAEYREAEHSEQSGKELVVDHAVQRSKATEILRQVGFWKSMHISTSETVGHIGALVILMALSVSVGGLLERIEIMEAFPTDISSTILVISLIVGLMIFVGMIMDPFGAVILISATVAPVAYQYGIHPVHFWMITLIGFELGYVTPPVALNHLLARQSIGDAEVAEADAEVRHLSFYYRYERWILPVIVLLPAMLIIAYVPYIFKLFGWYQ encoded by the coding sequence ATGCAAAATAATGATCAAAACAGATCAGGATTAGGTCTGTTGCGTTATATATGGACAGAGTGGATCTCGACCTTCGTCGTGCTGGTTTTACTTTTGCTCACTTTGATTATTGGCACCGGGGAAATGATTCACGGTCAGTTGCTGCGTATGGGGGAGCGTATTTACGGCGATCCGGCAACAGGAATGCAATATTCATTTTTAAGGGCTGAGCCGACGCGTCCACAATGTGAACGCAATATTAATGTTGATCAACGCGTTCAGCAGCAGATAAAAGCCGATGCAGCCGATGAATATGCCGACTTCTTCGGGGTGCGTTCGGAAGCGGATGTCCGTGCTGCGGTGTTACAGGCACAGCAGGTCTGTGAAGAATCCTACCTGTTTTATGATAAAGCCATTCAACATGTGCAAGCTCATCCAAGTATTCGGGCTTATCGGACGTTTGAAACCTCTTTTTTTGGAATCTTCAAGTTTGGTACGGAAAACCGGGCTTTGCTTCTGGTCATCATGGTGGTCTTTGCTGCGATCAGTGCCACTCTAAAAACCCATCATATTGGCTTACGTAGCCCGAGCACGCGTATCGACTTTAAAGTTTATTCGGTCGCCATGCTGGTCGCTAATGCTTTCCTGGCATTTTCATCCTATAGCCAATATCAGTCCGTATTGAACTCGGGCGTGCCGATGGGGGAGATGAAGTACATCTACTGGTTGTGGATGATTCTGTTCAGCACACTCACCTTGATCAGCCTGTATCAGGTGATCAAACAGCCAAAACCAACGCGCGAAGGTGGCAGTTTTGGTCTGGCCTTTTTGAGTGTGCCGCTGTATGCCTATATGGCCATTACTACCGGAATAAATTTCACCTTTTTTATGGACTATCCAATGGGACAGGGGATTTACCTCGGTCAATTGGTAGAGTTTTCCAGTATTTTCCTAAATCTGGCCTTGTTTATCTGGGCCGGTATGTTGCTGAAACAGACCCGTGTCGTGGACATGTTCCTGAATATTCTGCGTCCATGGAATCTGGCCCCTGAAACCCTGACCTGGTTAATCTTGCTGGCAGCTGCATTACCGACCGCCTATACCGGAGCATCAGGGATTTTCGTAATTGCCGCAGGTGCGATTATTTACAAGGAAGTCTGGAATGCGGGCGGACGCCGTCAGTTTGCATTGGCCGCCACTGCAATGTCTGGTTCACTGGGCGTGGTTTTACGTCCTTGCTTGCTGATTGTCGTTGTGGCATCACTGAATAAAGAAGTGACCACCGACTTACTCTATCACTACGGGATTTATGTCTTCCTGCTCAGTTCGACTTTATTCCTGGTAATTTCCCTGTTCTTTGCAGAAAACAAATTCCGGATTGCTGCACCTATTGTGGCTGCTCCTCAATCCGGTCGCGCCTTCATTGCGATTATTCCATATATCGTGATTTTCATTCTGATCTGGTTATTCTATAAATATGCCTTGTCGACTGACCTGAATGAATTTACCGCACCGGTGATGATGCCAGTCATTCTGCTGATGATTGTCTTGTTCGACAAGTTGCGTCATGAACCTGCGCCGTTGCCGGCAGTGGGGCATTGGGATGAAACTTTGACCGCAACTTTAAACTCAAGATCGACACCTGAACTGGCAACAGCCGGTGCTGCGGCCAATGCAGAATATCGTGAAGCTGAACATAGCGAACAATCAGGCAAAGAACTGGTGGTTGATCATGCTGTGCAGCGCTCAAAGGCGACCGAAATTTTACGTCAAGTCGGTTTCTGGAAGTCCATGCATATTTCGACCAGTGAGACCGTGGGCCATATTGGTGCCTTGGTCATTCTGATGGCACTCTCGGTGAGTGTCGGTGGCTTGCTGGAACGTATTGAAATTATGGAAGCCTTCCCGACCGATATCAGTAGTACTATTTTGGTGATTTCACTGATTGTCGGCTTGATGATTTTTGTCGGGATGATCATGGATCCATTTGGCGCGGTGATTCTGATTTCGGCAACCGTGGCTCCAGTGGCTTACCAATATGGCATTCATCCAGTTCATTTCTGGATGATTACCCTGATTGGTTTTGAGCTGGGTTATGTGACGCCACCGGTTGCGCTGAATCATCTGCTGGCCAGACAGTCGATTGGCGATGCTGAGGTGGCTGAAGCGGATGCGGAAGTTCGCCATCTGTCTTTTTACTATCGTTATGAACGCTGGATTTTACCAGTGATAGTATTGCTGCCTGCGATGCTGATCATTGCCTATGTGCCTTATATCTTTAAACTGTTCGGCTGGTATCAATAA
- a CDS encoding DMT family transporter, with protein MSAPAAPHLLKAILLLTCSAFLFSVMGVCIRYASTTIDNATVVFFRNFVGLFIFLPFIFNKGIGFFKTEKLWMHTWRAVVGLTAMYGFFYAIAHLKLSNAMVFTYSSPIFIPLIAWLFLKEKITTSMLAAALIGFIGVLCVAKPDSGLINLMSVIGLGASFLAAMAFVTVRALTKTESPEKIVFYFCFIGTLISVIPMFWLWRPYTLTELSYLITAGILANFSQLFMSNAYKLAPAGQIGPVNYVAIFFAGMWGFLFWHEVPDLYSLIGLGLIFCAILLCSPILQKRLNSSKI; from the coding sequence ATGTCTGCCCCAGCCGCTCCGCATCTGCTTAAAGCCATTCTGTTACTGACCTGCTCTGCTTTTCTCTTTTCAGTCATGGGCGTCTGTATCCGTTATGCCTCAACAACAATTGATAATGCTACCGTGGTCTTCTTTCGCAATTTTGTTGGGCTGTTTATTTTCCTGCCTTTCATTTTCAATAAAGGCATTGGTTTTTTCAAAACTGAAAAACTATGGATGCACACTTGGCGCGCAGTGGTCGGCCTGACTGCCATGTACGGCTTTTTCTATGCCATTGCTCATTTAAAACTCTCCAATGCCATGGTCTTCACCTACTCTTCCCCGATTTTTATTCCTTTGATTGCCTGGCTATTTCTCAAGGAAAAAATCACCACAAGCATGTTAGCCGCAGCTCTGATTGGTTTCATCGGCGTACTCTGTGTTGCCAAACCGGATTCGGGTTTAATTAACCTGATGTCGGTCATTGGTTTGGGTGCAAGTTTTCTGGCGGCGATGGCGTTTGTCACGGTTCGAGCGCTGACCAAAACCGAGTCTCCGGAAAAAATCGTATTTTATTTCTGCTTTATTGGCACCCTGATTTCAGTAATTCCGATGTTCTGGCTATGGCGACCTTATACTCTGACAGAACTCAGCTATCTGATTACTGCTGGCATCCTGGCCAATTTCAGCCAACTGTTCATGTCAAATGCCTACAAGCTGGCTCCGGCAGGACAAATTGGACCGGTCAACTATGTGGCGATTTTCTTTGCCGGCATGTGGGGCTTTCTGTTCTGGCATGAGGTTCCAGACCTTTATAGCCTGATTGGGCTGGGGCTGATTTTCTGTGCGATTCTACTGTGTAGCCCGATTCTACAAAAGCGCCTGAATTCATCCAAGATTTGA
- a CDS encoding restriction endonuclease subunit S domain-containing protein, with translation MSVEQRNNPKLLMGIMGALVTVVALVLLYQWLNASSGEAERIHQEDIAAVPAAKPAAKTEEDTAAAKAPETIEAKALVSNQLLDAPVPENASLVKEEVAKLDDIQVQLNEQKATLDAQHSDADQLVQLKEEQIKLLEAQLAQSQ, from the coding sequence ATGTCAGTAGAACAAAGAAATAACCCCAAACTTTTAATGGGGATTATGGGGGCTTTAGTTACTGTCGTTGCATTGGTATTGCTATATCAGTGGTTGAATGCCTCTTCCGGTGAAGCGGAACGCATACATCAGGAAGATATCGCGGCTGTTCCGGCAGCAAAACCTGCGGCGAAAACTGAAGAAGATACGGCGGCAGCGAAAGCACCTGAGACGATCGAAGCTAAAGCACTGGTATCAAATCAGCTGTTAGATGCACCAGTGCCGGAGAATGCCAGTTTGGTCAAAGAAGAAGTGGCTAAATTAGATGACATCCAAGTTCAGCTCAATGAACAAAAAGCCACACTGGATGCGCAGCATAGCGATGCCGACCAGTTGGTCCAACTGAAAGAGGAACAGATCAAGTTACTTGAAGCACAACTTGCTCAAAGCCAGTAA
- a CDS encoding YheV family putative zinc ribbon protein gives MKRRFIAGAKCPKCQALDRVVMLTSGEDEWIECIECGYEENRPTHVDQPETPAVPDEVGVIQFKPRSVK, from the coding sequence ATTAAACGTCGTTTCATTGCAGGCGCAAAATGTCCAAAATGTCAGGCGTTAGATCGCGTCGTCATGCTGACCTCTGGTGAAGATGAATGGATCGAATGTATTGAATGTGGTTATGAAGAAAATCGTCCCACACATGTTGATCAACCAGAAACACCAGCTGTTCCAGATGAAGTTGGCGTGATTCAGTTTAAACCTCGTTCAGTAAAATAA
- a CDS encoding M3 family metallopeptidase — MTLEKATLPVPQFDQITLAELKQKIESCISEGQKFLNDLTETPTTVQEQLTTLEHVDTLENNMSESWGILSHLNAVMNNAETRDVYQALLPGLSEYYTQLGQHTALYQTYQHIYDASIYSELPAAQQSAIKLALRDFKLSGVALEGEAKKRYAEISARLSQLSSDFSNHVLDATQAYFRPLNEDELAGLSSNNIELLKQYGQQRELDQPVATLDFPSYLAIMTHSENRPLREELYKAYTTRASDQAEQSEFDNTALIEEILSLRLEMAKLLGFNNYAELSLASKMAPSVEAVDEFLRDLAEHARAPAEKEIAELKAIAAEDGIRDLQPWDSGYYSEKLKMQQFNLSQEALKPYFPAPKILQGLFSIVNRLYGIQVIEREAPVWHPDARYFELEDQGQVIGGFYFDLYARQGKRGGAWMSGFRSRMQTSDGLQKPICYMVGNFTPPVGNRPALLTHDEVITLFHEFGHGLHHMLTEVDNIAVAGTHGVAWDAVELPSQFMEFWAWDQESLDLLSEHIETQESLPAELLKALLDARFFQSGMQTLRQLEFALFDLSIHRANPALNATQVQATLNEIREKYAVLPTTDYNRFQHSFSHIFAGGYAAGYYSYKWAEVLASDAFDRFEDEGIFNTTTGKQFRENILAVGGKDTALDAFINFRGREPKIDALLRHQGWTNPSKNA, encoded by the coding sequence ATGACTTTAGAAAAGGCAACTTTGCCTGTTCCACAATTTGATCAGATTACGCTGGCTGAGCTAAAACAAAAAATTGAAAGCTGTATCTCTGAAGGGCAAAAGTTCCTGAATGACCTCACCGAAACGCCTACTACAGTACAGGAGCAGCTGACTACTCTGGAACATGTCGACACGCTTGAAAACAATATGAGTGAGTCTTGGGGCATCTTGTCACATTTAAATGCCGTGATGAACAATGCCGAAACCCGTGATGTCTACCAAGCACTTTTACCGGGTCTTAGCGAATATTATACGCAACTGGGTCAACATACGGCGCTGTATCAGACCTATCAGCATATTTATGATGCGTCGATTTATAGTGAACTGCCGGCAGCGCAGCAAAGCGCTATTAAACTGGCCTTACGTGACTTTAAATTATCTGGGGTGGCGTTAGAGGGTGAAGCGAAAAAACGTTATGCGGAAATTTCGGCACGTCTGTCCCAATTATCTTCCGACTTCTCCAACCATGTGCTAGATGCGACTCAGGCCTATTTCAGACCGCTGAATGAAGATGAGTTAGCGGGTCTATCTTCAAATAATATTGAGCTGTTAAAACAATATGGTCAGCAACGTGAGCTGGATCAACCGGTGGCTACGCTGGATTTCCCGTCTTATCTGGCGATCATGACCCATTCAGAAAATCGCCCTCTGCGTGAAGAACTCTATAAAGCTTATACCACGCGTGCGTCAGATCAGGCTGAACAGAGCGAGTTTGACAATACTGCACTGATCGAAGAAATTCTCAGTTTGCGTCTGGAAATGGCAAAACTGCTTGGCTTTAATAATTATGCGGAATTGTCCTTAGCCAGCAAAATGGCACCAAGTGTAGAGGCCGTAGACGAATTCTTGCGTGATCTGGCAGAGCATGCCCGCGCGCCAGCAGAGAAAGAAATTGCAGAACTGAAAGCGATTGCTGCTGAAGATGGCATCCGTGACCTGCAACCGTGGGACAGTGGCTATTATTCTGAAAAGCTGAAAATGCAGCAATTTAACCTGTCACAGGAAGCGCTTAAACCTTACTTCCCTGCACCGAAAATCCTGCAAGGCCTGTTCAGTATTGTTAATCGTCTGTATGGCATTCAGGTGATTGAACGTGAAGCGCCTGTATGGCATCCGGATGCACGTTATTTTGAATTAGAAGATCAGGGTCAGGTGATTGGCGGTTTCTATTTTGATCTATATGCACGTCAGGGCAAACGTGGCGGTGCATGGATGAGCGGTTTCCGTTCCCGTATGCAGACCAGTGATGGCTTGCAAAAACCGATTTGTTATATGGTCGGTAACTTTACTCCACCCGTCGGCAATCGCCCTGCACTCTTGACCCATGATGAAGTCATCACCTTGTTCCATGAATTTGGTCATGGCCTGCATCATATGCTGACAGAAGTGGACAATATTGCGGTAGCAGGTACCCATGGCGTGGCTTGGGATGCGGTCGAACTGCCAAGCCAGTTTATGGAATTCTGGGCCTGGGATCAGGAAAGTCTGGATCTGCTCAGCGAGCACATTGAAACTCAAGAATCCTTGCCGGCAGAGTTGCTGAAAGCCCTGCTCGATGCACGTTTCTTCCAGTCTGGCATGCAAACCCTGCGTCAGCTTGAATTTGCCCTGTTTGACCTGAGTATTCACCGAGCCAATCCGGCTTTAAATGCAACACAGGTTCAGGCTACTCTGAATGAGATCCGTGAAAAGTATGCGGTCCTACCGACCACCGACTATAACCGTTTCCAGCACAGCTTCAGTCACATTTTTGCCGGTGGTTATGCAGCAGGATATTATTCCTATAAATGGGCCGAAGTTTTGGCCAGTGATGCCTTCGACCGCTTTGAAGATGAAGGTATTTTTAATACCACTACCGGAAAGCAGTTTCGGGAAAATATCCTCGCAGTTGGCGGAAAAGACACAGCACTTGACGCATTTATCAATTTCCGCGGACGCGAGCCAAAAATAGATGCGTTGCTGCGTCATCAAGGTTGGACGAACCCCTCTAAAAACGCTTAA
- the rnr gene encoding ribonuclease R: MMKNWVDPEAKAEAERYDNPIPSRTLILETIEKNNAQSHADLVEHFEIADQKSIDALSHRLIAMVRDGQLMKDGYKFQIAVEQPESEATVYINSRGMGTANISGQDDLLLAERELRLVFNGDRVKVRQTSVDRKGKAWGYITEVVQHRVKQIIGKVSEYDGEYFIQPANPNAHQPITLEKELIEHAQVNLGDSIRVAIDTYPTREEFATGHIVQSMADKADTEIIIPQTILEYGLPYEFPEEVVKEAESFKEPTAKDHEGRVDLRDLALVTIDGEDARDFDDAVYAEKRPGGGYRVVVAIADVSHYVRPGKPLDDEAQERGTSVYFPHFVLPMLPEALSNGLCSLNPNVDRLCMVCDLKLSRAGRVTGFEFYPSVMHSKARLTYDQVAQYLEGDSQAITEDREVRKSINTLFQLYQVLKSLRAERHAMEFETVETYMTFDELGGIKEILPRSRNDAHKLIEECMLLANVAAAEYALKNEMPMLYRVHEPPEFSRIQKVRDFVKLLGLNFPEQPTQKDYQAVIEATKERIDAPSIHAVLLRSMMQAYYGASNAGHYGLAYEAYTHFTSPIRRYPDLLLHRAIKAHLNNKPSPLSGGALDEAGDHFSATERRADEASRSVTTWLKCHYMQQHLGEEFVGIISATAEFGLFVTLKDLYVDGMVHVSQLGDDFFVFDQSSQNLIGQNRGQVFGLGDEVKIKVAGVNLEERKIDFELVQQLSHAGRAVRARAPRVSEKKPVSRPAATEEVFGNNERESKSNLSADGEQPIRRKKGKGKPSSYSKKSAKPSAGKSEAKVKDKVKKKAKVKKKKSNAKAKTE; this comes from the coding sequence ATGATGAAAAACTGGGTCGATCCTGAAGCAAAAGCTGAAGCCGAACGTTATGACAACCCTATCCCTAGCCGCACGCTCATTTTAGAAACCATCGAAAAGAACAATGCCCAGTCCCATGCAGACCTGGTCGAACATTTTGAAATTGCAGATCAAAAAAGTATTGATGCCCTGAGCCATCGTTTAATTGCGATGGTGCGTGACGGGCAACTGATGAAAGACGGCTACAAGTTTCAGATTGCCGTCGAGCAACCTGAATCCGAAGCGACGGTTTATATCAATTCCCGGGGGATGGGAACTGCCAACATTTCCGGCCAGGACGACCTATTACTGGCTGAGCGTGAACTGCGCCTGGTCTTTAATGGTGACCGCGTTAAAGTGCGTCAGACTTCGGTAGACCGTAAAGGTAAGGCCTGGGGCTATATTACTGAAGTTGTGCAGCATCGTGTCAAACAGATCATTGGTAAAGTGTCAGAGTATGATGGTGAATACTTTATCCAGCCAGCCAACCCGAATGCACATCAGCCAATTACCCTTGAAAAAGAACTGATTGAACATGCCCAAGTCAATCTGGGTGACTCGATTCGTGTGGCGATTGATACCTATCCGACCCGTGAAGAATTCGCGACTGGGCATATTGTGCAGTCCATGGCAGACAAGGCCGATACTGAAATCATCATTCCACAAACCATTTTAGAATATGGTTTGCCTTATGAATTCCCGGAAGAAGTTGTTAAAGAAGCCGAGAGCTTTAAAGAACCAACGGCCAAAGACCATGAGGGTCGTGTGGATCTGCGTGATTTAGCCTTAGTTACTATTGACGGTGAAGATGCACGTGACTTTGATGATGCCGTTTATGCCGAAAAACGTCCCGGCGGTGGTTATCGTGTAGTCGTAGCCATTGCCGATGTCAGCCATTATGTGCGTCCAGGCAAACCGCTGGATGATGAAGCGCAGGAACGCGGGACGTCAGTCTACTTCCCGCACTTTGTTTTACCGATGCTGCCTGAAGCATTGTCGAATGGCCTGTGTTCGTTAAATCCGAATGTTGACCGCCTATGTATGGTCTGTGATTTAAAACTGTCACGTGCTGGCCGTGTTACCGGTTTTGAGTTCTATCCATCTGTTATGCATTCCAAGGCACGTTTGACCTATGATCAGGTCGCACAGTATCTGGAAGGTGACAGTCAAGCCATTACCGAAGACCGTGAAGTTCGCAAGTCGATCAACACCCTGTTCCAGCTTTATCAAGTTCTTAAAAGTTTACGTGCTGAACGCCATGCCATGGAATTTGAAACCGTCGAAACTTACATGACCTTCGACGAACTGGGCGGAATTAAAGAAATTTTGCCGCGTAGCCGTAATGATGCGCATAAGCTGATTGAAGAATGTATGTTGCTGGCCAACGTGGCAGCCGCAGAATATGCATTGAAAAATGAAATGCCAATGTTGTACCGTGTGCATGAGCCACCAGAGTTCTCACGTATCCAGAAAGTCCGTGACTTCGTCAAGCTGCTGGGTTTGAATTTCCCGGAACAGCCGACTCAGAAAGATTATCAGGCGGTGATTGAAGCGACCAAAGAACGGATTGATGCACCAAGTATTCATGCCGTGTTATTACGCTCCATGATGCAGGCTTACTATGGTGCGAGTAATGCAGGCCATTATGGTCTGGCTTATGAAGCCTATACACATTTCACTTCACCAATTCGCCGTTATCCGGATTTGTTATTGCATCGTGCAATCAAAGCACATTTAAATAACAAGCCATCTCCGCTTTCAGGCGGTGCTTTAGATGAAGCTGGTGACCATTTCTCTGCCACAGAACGTCGTGCAGATGAAGCGTCGCGCTCGGTGACGACCTGGTTGAAATGTCATTATATGCAGCAGCATCTGGGCGAAGAATTTGTCGGCATTATTAGTGCAACGGCAGAATTTGGCCTGTTTGTCACGTTAAAAGATCTGTATGTCGATGGTATGGTGCATGTCAGCCAGCTAGGTGATGACTTCTTTGTCTTTGATCAAAGCAGCCAGAATCTGATCGGCCAGAACCGTGGTCAGGTCTTTGGTCTGGGTGATGAAGTCAAAATCAAGGTTGCCGGTGTCAATCTGGAAGAACGTAAGATCGATTTTGAACTGGTGCAACAACTCAGTCATGCCGGCCGTGCAGTTCGTGCCCGTGCACCGCGCGTGAGTGAGAAAAAACCAGTATCACGTCCAGCAGCGACAGAAGAAGTGTTTGGCAATAATGAACGTGAATCTAAATCCAACTTGAGCGCCGATGGAGAACAACCCATACGACGCAAAAAAGGAAAAGGAAAACCCAGCTCTTACAGTAAAAAGTCTGCTAAACCATCTGCAGGAAAGTCTGAAGCAAAGGTTAAAGATAAAGTAAAGAAAAAGGCCAAGGTCAAAAAGAAAAAGTCGAATGCAAAAGCCAAGACTGAATAA